The region TATCACAGTCTTTAAAGTTCGCGAGGAAGGTCGCCCGCCAGGAAAATCAAGGCCTTGCGCCCCAATAACCCTGGCATCGGTGGTGACTTTTCTTTATCGTACGCGCCCTTTGAAAATGCTTGGAAAATCAAAATGTTGGAAGCATCCCTTAGCCAATTGGAACAACTGGTCAGCGACCTGGTGCAACAGAACCAGACTCTGCTGGGCACCAACCAGACCCTGAGTGCAGAACTGGCCCAGGCCAAGGACGAAAACGAAAGCCTGCAACTGAGCCTGATGGAACAGGAAGAAAAACAAGGCGCCACCGCCGCCCGCATCCAGGCCTTGGTTGAGCGCGTCAGCGCCGGCCCTGTCAGCGCATGAATCATGGCACCGCAGGGGTAAAAGTCGTCTCGATCCTGGGGGAGGACTATTCGATCAAGGCGCCGGCCGGGGAAGAGCAAACCCTGCTGGATGCCGCATTGATGTTGAAGGCAGCCCTGGCCGACACCAAAAGGAAGTACCCGACGCTGATCGGTGACCGCTTGTTGGTGCTGGCGGCGATGAATCTGTGTTCCCAGCAGATCGAAATGAAAAAGCAGCACAAGCTCGAACTCGACCGTTACCAAGAGCAAGTCAGCGCCACGGTTGAAGTGATCTCCAAGACGATCAATCAGGCCTGATCGGCTTTGCGCACAACCAAAGAATAAAATTGTCGTTTGCGTTGTATACAATCGGCACGGCTGTTGCAGTGTTTCAGCCTCTTATTCTTTGGGGGTGCTCCATGCAGTTCTGGCGACGCAGTATTCAATGGCAGTTGATCCTGAGTATGGGCACCGCCCTGCTGGTCAGTATTCTGATCGTGGTTGGCGTTTATACCCTGGTGGTCAACCGCCTCGCCCAGAGTTATCTGGTCGAACAGGCACTGCCGTCGAGCATCGAAGCGATGCGCAACGACATCGAGCGAATCCTCGTCCAACCCCTCACCGCCGCCAAGGACATCGCCAGCAACAGCATGGTGCGTGACTGGCTGGCAGCGGGCGAAGACAGTGCCCAGACCGACACCTTCGCGAAGTACCTGGAAGGCATCCGCGCCGAACACAAAGCCTTTACCGCGTTGATTATCGGCACGGCTTCAAACCATTACATCACTGAAAAAGGCCTGGACCGGACTCTCAGTCGTTCCAACCCCAAAGACGCCTGGTTCTACTCCTTCCTCGACAGCAATCAGCCGCGCACCCTCAATATCGACAATGACACCGCGACCGGAGAATTGGCGCTGTTCATCGACCTCAAGGTCGAGCAGGCCGGTAAAGTCGTGGGCGTTGCCGGCCTCGGGCTGAGCATGAAAGAGCTGTCGGAACTGATCCACAACTTCAACTTCGGTGCGCGCGGCAAGGTCTATCTCGTGCGTTCCGACGGTTTGATCCAGGTTCACCCTGAGGCGCAATTCAGCGGTAAACGCACACTGGCCGAGCAAATCGGTGCCTCGGCGGCGCAAGCAGTAATGGGTCAGCTCTCTACCTCCAAAGCGTCTGCCACCAGCAGTTTTACCCGCAATGGCGAAGATTTTCTGGCGTTGAGCCTGCCACTGCGAGATCTCGGTTGGACCCTGGTGGCCGAAGTGCCGCAATCGCAGATCTACGCCGAGGCCCGTCGGGCCATGTGGATGAGCAGCGGCATCGGCCTGGCGGTGGCGCTGGTGTGTCTGATGTTGGTGGTGTTATTGGCCCGCGGGATGGTTTGACCGATCCGTCAGGTAACAGCCGCATTGGTAGCTATCGGTAGCGGTGGTGGAGATTTGACCCACAGGTTAGATTCCAGCCGCGCCGATGAGCTGGGCGACCTGGCGCGAGGCTTCAATCGATTCCTCGAAAGCCAACGCGACATGATCGGCGAAGTGCTGACCACCAGCGAGCGTTTGCGCACCGCCGTCGGCCAAGTGGCTGCGGTGGTGGACAACACCGCCGAGCGCTCCAGTCGCCAGCAGGAAATGACCGACATGGTCGCTACCGCCGTCCACGAAATGGGCCTGACCGTACAGGAAATCGCCCAGAACGCTGGCAATGCCGCGGTCGCGTCGCAAACCGCCCGCGATGAAGCGATGCAGGCGCGGGAAGTGGTCGGTGGTTCAATCCGGCATATTGAAAGCATGTCCGATGAAATCGGCGTCGCGGCCACGGCGGTGGGCGAGTTGGCGCATCAAGTGGCGTCCATCGATCAAGTGCTGGCTGTGATTCGCGGGATATCCGAGCAGACCAACCTGTTGGCGCTTAATGCTGCGATTGAGGCGGCACGGGCCGGCGACATGGGCCGTGGATTTGCGGTGGTGGCGGATGAAGTGCGGACCTTGGCGCGGCGCACGCAGTCATCGACGGATGAGATTCAACAGATGATCGGCAGTCTCAAGCAAGGTGCGGAAAATGCCGTGTCGTCCATGCATTCGGGGCAAGCGGCGACCGGGACTGGTGTTGAGTCGAGCCAGCGCACCGGGACGTCGTTGACCGCGATTACCGGGCAGATCGAGCGCATCAGTGACATGAATCATCAAGTGGCGACGGCCACGGAAGAGCAGTCGGCGGTGACGGAGGAGATCAACCGCAATGTGCAGGGGATTTCCGATCTGGCGCGGGCGACGGCGGGTGAAGTCAGAGCTTGCCGCGAGGATTGTCAGACGTTGCAGCGGTTGGCGGATGATTTGGCGCGGCAGATGGGTGGGTTCAAGTTGAGTTGATGTGTTGTCGGTGCGGGCCTCTTCGCGAGCAAGCCCGCTCCCACATCTATGGTTCCCCCTTTTCTGCAATACTGTTTTTGATGATGTGTTTGGCTTGCTTTCATCTATCCGGCGTCTGAGTGGAGGTTGGTCCATTCGCGCCTTGATGAGAATCGATGCCCGGCGATCCTAATTACTTGGACGGCCTTTCAGCCGTGTGGGAGCTCAGGGTTTTCGTCAGGCCGGTTGGCCGTTCACGTCATCTGTTATCCAGCATCGCAAACCAGGTGGGTGGTGCTCGGGTGACAGCGGGGTCAGGCGTTCATCGCGCCTGGCCCCGCATCGAATTCGGTGTGGTGTGCTGCAATCGCCCAGGCGATTCTCGCCAGTTTGTTGGCCAGTGCGCAGACCACATGATTGGAGTGATGGTTGTCCCATAGCCGTCGGACCCAGTCCGCCAGCGCTCCTTTCTGTCGATCCAACTGCATCAGATAGACGCGGGCACACTGGATCAGCAGGCGTCTCTGGTTTCGGTCACCCCGCTTGCTGATGCCTAAAAGTACGGTTTTTCCGCCCGTGGAGTGTTGTTTGGGCACTAGCCCGATCGAGGCCGAATAGCCTCGGCCGCACTTGAACTGTTTGCCATCGCCCAACTC is a window of Pseudomonas sp. 10S4 DNA encoding:
- a CDS encoding methyl-accepting chemotaxis protein, whose protein sequence is MRQVTAALVAIGSGGGDLTHRLDSSRADELGDLARGFNRFLESQRDMIGEVLTTSERLRTAVGQVAAVVDNTAERSSRQQEMTDMVATAVHEMGLTVQEIAQNAGNAAVASQTARDEAMQAREVVGGSIRHIESMSDEIGVAATAVGELAHQVASIDQVLAVIRGISEQTNLLALNAAIEAARAGDMGRGFAVVADEVRTLARRTQSSTDEIQQMIGSLKQGAENAVSSMHSGQAATGTGVESSQRTGTSLTAITGQIERISDMNHQVATATEEQSAVTEEINRNVQGISDLARATAGEVRACREDCQTLQRLADDLARQMGGFKLS
- a CDS encoding cell division protein ZapA — translated: MNHGTAGVKVVSILGEDYSIKAPAGEEQTLLDAALMLKAALADTKRKYPTLIGDRLLVLAAMNLCSQQIEMKKQHKLELDRYQEQVSATVEVISKTINQA
- a CDS encoding cache domain-containing protein, with the protein product MQFWRRSIQWQLILSMGTALLVSILIVVGVYTLVVNRLAQSYLVEQALPSSIEAMRNDIERILVQPLTAAKDIASNSMVRDWLAAGEDSAQTDTFAKYLEGIRAEHKAFTALIIGTASNHYITEKGLDRTLSRSNPKDAWFYSFLDSNQPRTLNIDNDTATGELALFIDLKVEQAGKVVGVAGLGLSMKELSELIHNFNFGARGKVYLVRSDGLIQVHPEAQFSGKRTLAEQIGASAAQAVMGQLSTSKASATSSFTRNGEDFLALSLPLRDLGWTLVAEVPQSQIYAEARRAMWMSSGIGLAVALVCLMLVVLLARGMV